A single Limanda limanda chromosome 19, fLimLim1.1, whole genome shotgun sequence DNA region contains:
- the LOC133025866 gene encoding nucleolar protein dao-5-like isoform X1, with protein sequence MDVRSRDPPSTEPHDAAGRDSPSSEDFVPLSKLLKSTNPSDHSSDDEPLIKKKTKLAAKKPVKKAYASRSKSTKKKADPEPNDSSDNEPLVKIAKTAKKPFSAPPKKSVDAEKKDDEPLIKMKTKKPEKKENTSTRSSRSNGTKKIAASDHSSDDEQLIKMKTKFASAKKSGKKENASPRSDDPNSNNTDDGSDDEPVTKIAKVSSKAAKKPPKRSVKTKKKEAASADDDSLDDEPRSETAKTSDDEPVTKIAKVTSKAAKKPPKRSVKTKKKEAASADDDSLDDEPRSETAKTSDDEPVTKIVKVSLKAAKKPPKRSVKTKKKEAASADDDSLDDEPRSETAKTSDDEPVTKIAKVSLKAAKKPPKRSVKTEKKEAASADDDSLDDEPRSETAKTLKSRRQPKRSPRKRSLVMKSQRTAARKFVKYAEASSGSSEDVPLAAITRKTTKAASASDKKPQSKEADESPEDSSSDDDDEPLVKLKATKKKPVKKNTKRTTASRGAASKKRQEPANEGSDDEPLMSLVKKNHTDEERKTKTKSKTQRNTKKRVSGSSSDGSDDDTITAAKHPEVTKLLKVILERCDVDDAGPTGSSNQTTTAETVAAEGSPSKEESEGSKDDAEGSKEESGEE encoded by the exons GAAGGGACAGCCCCAGCTCTGAGGACTTTGTGCCTCTTTCCAAACTCCTGAAAAGCACTAACC CTTCTGATCACTCCTCCGACGATGAGCCGCTCatcaagaagaaaacaaaactggCGGCTAAAAAACCTGTGAAAAAAGCATACGCATCCAGATCTAAAAGCACAAAAAAGAAAGCAG ATCCGGAGCCGAACGACAGCTCTGACAACGAGCCTCTCGTTAAAATCGCCAAAACTGCAAAGAAGCCTTTCTCAGCGCCTCCTAAGAAATCTGTTGATGCAGAGAAGAAAG ATGACGAGCCGCTGATcaagatgaaaacaaagaagccagagaaaaaagaaaacacatcaaccAGATCCTCCCGATCTAATGGCACAAAAAAGATTGCAG CGTCCGATCACTCCTCAGATGACGAGCAGCTGATCAAGATGAAAACAAAGTTTGCATCTGCTAAGAAATCAGGGAAAAAGGAAAACGCATCACCCAGGTCTGACGACCCAAACAGCAACAATACAG ACGACGGCTCTGACGATGAACCGGTGACTAAAATCGCCAAAGTGTCTTCGAAAGCTGCAAAGAAGCCTCCAAAAAGATCTgttaaaacaaagaagaaag AAGCAGCATCCGCGGACGATGATAGTTTGGATGATGAGCCTCGGAGTGAAACTGCCAAGACATCTGACGATGAACCGGTGACTAAAATCGCCAAAGTTACTTCGAAAGCTGCAAAGAAGCCTCCAAAAAGATCTgttaaaacaaagaagaaag AAGCAGCATCCGCGGACGATGATAGTTTGGATGATGAGCCTCGGAGTGAAACTGCCAAGACATCTGACGATGAACCGGTGACTAAAATCGTCAAAGTGTCTTTGAAAGCTGCAAAGAAGCCTCCAAAAAGATCTgttaaaacaaagaagaaag AAGCAGCATCCGCGGACGATGATAGTTTGGATGATGAGCCTCGGAGTGAAACTGCCAAGACATCTGACGATGAACCTGTGACTAAAATCGCCAAAGTGTCTTTGAAAGCTGCAAAGAAGCCTCCAAAAAGATCTGttaaaacagagaagaaag AAGCAGCATCCGCGGACGATGATAGTTTGGATGATGAGCCTCGGAGTGAAACTGCCAAGACACTTAAATCCAGACGTCAGCCAAAAAGATCGCCCAGAAAAAGAAGCCTGGTCATGAAATCCCAAAGGACGGCAGCGAGGAAATTTG TAAAATATGCAGAGGCATCCAGCGGCAGCTCAGAGGATGTTCCACTGGCAGCAATAACAAGGAAGACGACAAAGGCTGCATCGGCCAGCGACAAGAAACCTCAATCAAAAGAGGCAGACGAATCACCAGAAG ACAGCAGCTCTGACGACGATGACGAGCCCTTGGTGAAACTTAAAGCCACTAAGAAGAAACcagtgaagaaaaacacaaagaggacaACTGCATCGCGAGGTGCTGCCTCCAAAAAGAGACAAG AACCAGCGAATGAAGGCTCAGACGACGAACCCTTGATGAGCCTCGTGAAGAAGAACCACACAGACGAAGAgaggaaaaccaaaacaaaatctAAGACCCAGAGGAACACAAAGAAGCGTGTATCAG ggTCATCAAGTGACGGTTCTGACGACGACACAATCACAGCAGCTAAACACCCTGAGGTGACCAAACTCCTGAAAGTAATACTGGAGAGGTGTGACGTGGACGACGCCGGACCAACAGGAAGCTCCAACCAAACCACAACAG CAGAAACAGTGGCCGCTGAAGGGAGTCCTTCAAAGGAAGAATCCGAGGGTTCAAAGGACGATGCGGAGGGTTCAAAGGAAGAATCAGGAGAAGAATAA
- the LOC133025866 gene encoding nucleolar protein dao-5-like isoform X3, with product MDVRSRDPPSTEPHDAAASDHSSDDEPLIKKKTKLAAKKPVKKAYASRSKSTKKKADPEPNDSSDNEPLVKIAKTAKKPFSAPPKKSVDAEKKDDEPLIKMKTKKPEKKENTSTRSSRSNGTKKIAASDHSSDDEQLIKMKTKFASAKKSGKKENASPRSDDPNSNNTDDGSDDEPVTKIAKVSSKAAKKPPKRSVKTKKKEAASADDDSLDDEPRSETAKTSDDEPVTKIAKVTSKAAKKPPKRSVKTKKKEAASADDDSLDDEPRSETAKTSDDEPVTKIVKVSLKAAKKPPKRSVKTKKKEAASADDDSLDDEPRSETAKTSDDEPVTKIAKVSLKAAKKPPKRSVKTEKKEAASADDDSLDDEPRSETAKTLKSRRQPKRSPRKRSLVMKSQRTAARKFVKYAEASSGSSEDVPLAAITRKTTKAASASDKKPQSKEADESPEDSSSDDDDEPLVKLKATKKKPVKKNTKRTTASRGAASKKRQEPANEGSDDEPLMSLVKKNHTDEERKTKTKSKTQRNTKKRVSGSSSDGSDDDTITAAKHPEVTKLLKVILERCDVDDAGPTGSSNQTTTAETVAAEGSPSKEESEGSKDDAEGSKEESGEE from the exons CTTCTGATCACTCCTCCGACGATGAGCCGCTCatcaagaagaaaacaaaactggCGGCTAAAAAACCTGTGAAAAAAGCATACGCATCCAGATCTAAAAGCACAAAAAAGAAAGCAG ATCCGGAGCCGAACGACAGCTCTGACAACGAGCCTCTCGTTAAAATCGCCAAAACTGCAAAGAAGCCTTTCTCAGCGCCTCCTAAGAAATCTGTTGATGCAGAGAAGAAAG ATGACGAGCCGCTGATcaagatgaaaacaaagaagccagagaaaaaagaaaacacatcaaccAGATCCTCCCGATCTAATGGCACAAAAAAGATTGCAG CGTCCGATCACTCCTCAGATGACGAGCAGCTGATCAAGATGAAAACAAAGTTTGCATCTGCTAAGAAATCAGGGAAAAAGGAAAACGCATCACCCAGGTCTGACGACCCAAACAGCAACAATACAG ACGACGGCTCTGACGATGAACCGGTGACTAAAATCGCCAAAGTGTCTTCGAAAGCTGCAAAGAAGCCTCCAAAAAGATCTgttaaaacaaagaagaaag AAGCAGCATCCGCGGACGATGATAGTTTGGATGATGAGCCTCGGAGTGAAACTGCCAAGACATCTGACGATGAACCGGTGACTAAAATCGCCAAAGTTACTTCGAAAGCTGCAAAGAAGCCTCCAAAAAGATCTgttaaaacaaagaagaaag AAGCAGCATCCGCGGACGATGATAGTTTGGATGATGAGCCTCGGAGTGAAACTGCCAAGACATCTGACGATGAACCGGTGACTAAAATCGTCAAAGTGTCTTTGAAAGCTGCAAAGAAGCCTCCAAAAAGATCTgttaaaacaaagaagaaag AAGCAGCATCCGCGGACGATGATAGTTTGGATGATGAGCCTCGGAGTGAAACTGCCAAGACATCTGACGATGAACCTGTGACTAAAATCGCCAAAGTGTCTTTGAAAGCTGCAAAGAAGCCTCCAAAAAGATCTGttaaaacagagaagaaag AAGCAGCATCCGCGGACGATGATAGTTTGGATGATGAGCCTCGGAGTGAAACTGCCAAGACACTTAAATCCAGACGTCAGCCAAAAAGATCGCCCAGAAAAAGAAGCCTGGTCATGAAATCCCAAAGGACGGCAGCGAGGAAATTTG TAAAATATGCAGAGGCATCCAGCGGCAGCTCAGAGGATGTTCCACTGGCAGCAATAACAAGGAAGACGACAAAGGCTGCATCGGCCAGCGACAAGAAACCTCAATCAAAAGAGGCAGACGAATCACCAGAAG ACAGCAGCTCTGACGACGATGACGAGCCCTTGGTGAAACTTAAAGCCACTAAGAAGAAACcagtgaagaaaaacacaaagaggacaACTGCATCGCGAGGTGCTGCCTCCAAAAAGAGACAAG AACCAGCGAATGAAGGCTCAGACGACGAACCCTTGATGAGCCTCGTGAAGAAGAACCACACAGACGAAGAgaggaaaaccaaaacaaaatctAAGACCCAGAGGAACACAAAGAAGCGTGTATCAG ggTCATCAAGTGACGGTTCTGACGACGACACAATCACAGCAGCTAAACACCCTGAGGTGACCAAACTCCTGAAAGTAATACTGGAGAGGTGTGACGTGGACGACGCCGGACCAACAGGAAGCTCCAACCAAACCACAACAG CAGAAACAGTGGCCGCTGAAGGGAGTCCTTCAAAGGAAGAATCCGAGGGTTCAAAGGACGATGCGGAGGGTTCAAAGGAAGAATCAGGAGAAGAATAA
- the LOC133025866 gene encoding nucleolar protein dao-5-like isoform X2, whose amino-acid sequence MDVRSRDPPSTEPHDAAGRDSPSSEDFVPLSKLLKSTNPSDHSSDDEPLIKKKTKLAAKKPVKKAYASRSKSTKKKADPEPNDSSDNEPLVKIAKTAKKPFSAPPKKSVDAEKKDDEPLIKMKTKKPEKKENTSTRSSRSNGTKKIAASDHSSDDEQLIKMKTKFASAKKSGKKENASPRSDDPNSNNTDDGSDDEPVTKIAKVSSKAAKKPPKRSVKTKKKEAASADDDSLDDEPRSETAKTSDDEPVTKIAKVTSKAAKKPPKRSVKTKKKEAASADDDSLDDEPRSETAKTSDDEPVTKIVKVSLKAAKKPPKRSVKTKKKEAASADDDSLDDEPRSETAKTSDDEPVTKIAKVSLKAAKKPPKRSVKTEKKEAASADDDSLDDEPRSETAKTLKSRRQPKRSPRKRSLVMKSQRTAARKFVKYAEASSGSSEDVPLAAITRKTTKAASASDKKPQSKEADESPEDSSSDDDDEPLVKLKATKKKPVKKNTKRTTASRGAASKKRQEPANEGSDDEPLMSLVKKNHTDEERKTKTKSKTQRNTKKRVSGSSSDGSDDDTITAAKHPEVTKLLKVILERCDVDDAGPTGSSNQTTTETVAAEGSPSKEESEGSKDDAEGSKEESGEE is encoded by the exons GAAGGGACAGCCCCAGCTCTGAGGACTTTGTGCCTCTTTCCAAACTCCTGAAAAGCACTAACC CTTCTGATCACTCCTCCGACGATGAGCCGCTCatcaagaagaaaacaaaactggCGGCTAAAAAACCTGTGAAAAAAGCATACGCATCCAGATCTAAAAGCACAAAAAAGAAAGCAG ATCCGGAGCCGAACGACAGCTCTGACAACGAGCCTCTCGTTAAAATCGCCAAAACTGCAAAGAAGCCTTTCTCAGCGCCTCCTAAGAAATCTGTTGATGCAGAGAAGAAAG ATGACGAGCCGCTGATcaagatgaaaacaaagaagccagagaaaaaagaaaacacatcaaccAGATCCTCCCGATCTAATGGCACAAAAAAGATTGCAG CGTCCGATCACTCCTCAGATGACGAGCAGCTGATCAAGATGAAAACAAAGTTTGCATCTGCTAAGAAATCAGGGAAAAAGGAAAACGCATCACCCAGGTCTGACGACCCAAACAGCAACAATACAG ACGACGGCTCTGACGATGAACCGGTGACTAAAATCGCCAAAGTGTCTTCGAAAGCTGCAAAGAAGCCTCCAAAAAGATCTgttaaaacaaagaagaaag AAGCAGCATCCGCGGACGATGATAGTTTGGATGATGAGCCTCGGAGTGAAACTGCCAAGACATCTGACGATGAACCGGTGACTAAAATCGCCAAAGTTACTTCGAAAGCTGCAAAGAAGCCTCCAAAAAGATCTgttaaaacaaagaagaaag AAGCAGCATCCGCGGACGATGATAGTTTGGATGATGAGCCTCGGAGTGAAACTGCCAAGACATCTGACGATGAACCGGTGACTAAAATCGTCAAAGTGTCTTTGAAAGCTGCAAAGAAGCCTCCAAAAAGATCTgttaaaacaaagaagaaag AAGCAGCATCCGCGGACGATGATAGTTTGGATGATGAGCCTCGGAGTGAAACTGCCAAGACATCTGACGATGAACCTGTGACTAAAATCGCCAAAGTGTCTTTGAAAGCTGCAAAGAAGCCTCCAAAAAGATCTGttaaaacagagaagaaag AAGCAGCATCCGCGGACGATGATAGTTTGGATGATGAGCCTCGGAGTGAAACTGCCAAGACACTTAAATCCAGACGTCAGCCAAAAAGATCGCCCAGAAAAAGAAGCCTGGTCATGAAATCCCAAAGGACGGCAGCGAGGAAATTTG TAAAATATGCAGAGGCATCCAGCGGCAGCTCAGAGGATGTTCCACTGGCAGCAATAACAAGGAAGACGACAAAGGCTGCATCGGCCAGCGACAAGAAACCTCAATCAAAAGAGGCAGACGAATCACCAGAAG ACAGCAGCTCTGACGACGATGACGAGCCCTTGGTGAAACTTAAAGCCACTAAGAAGAAACcagtgaagaaaaacacaaagaggacaACTGCATCGCGAGGTGCTGCCTCCAAAAAGAGACAAG AACCAGCGAATGAAGGCTCAGACGACGAACCCTTGATGAGCCTCGTGAAGAAGAACCACACAGACGAAGAgaggaaaaccaaaacaaaatctAAGACCCAGAGGAACACAAAGAAGCGTGTATCAG ggTCATCAAGTGACGGTTCTGACGACGACACAATCACAGCAGCTAAACACCCTGAGGTGACCAAACTCCTGAAAGTAATACTGGAGAGGTGTGACGTGGACGACGCCGGACCAACAGGAAGCTCCAACCAAACCACAACAG AAACAGTGGCCGCTGAAGGGAGTCCTTCAAAGGAAGAATCCGAGGGTTCAAAGGACGATGCGGAGGGTTCAAAGGAAGAATCAGGAGAAGAATAA